The following coding sequences lie in one Populus nigra chromosome 15, ddPopNigr1.1, whole genome shotgun sequence genomic window:
- the LOC133674238 gene encoding protein POLAR LOCALIZATION DURING ASYMMETRIC DIVISION AND REDISTRIBUTION-like, which yields MKIHHQDSIFKPPITSSSSSSPSPLFNSQITHDDSPLPLPLPLRVADVLLFDDKDDDVLDELLMMGEEARCRGWQRSSSCYPPHRIAARWISGLRRNRVKESKKDELGGDGIVQVRRSMKGLNEQDSRNSASEITVSEQCNREATVNLGVGCCLLHLIAASKNELDKMLEMRMQMEKLLENVREELRKKDGLSKPSNVCAYSTTHIVDGPDFETQLSPQIFTSSYVLPGSSAITVCDHSLRWETPMQEECSEGMDKLEAELEVELERLQLHLDTVDNSVKCPQKKGRWVTNEDIATSKSQTGSSGEVVAFVFEDQAAGSEEHRGVPPRELERRLHELLESRQQEHIRELEAKLECLEHKLREKEMEVSWWKDTARLISRHLPGSSKFSSHHLAKLLSP from the exons ATGAAAATTCATCATCAAGACTCCATTTTTAAACCCCCaatcacttcttcttcttcttcctcccctTCTCCCCTTTTCAATTCTCAAATTACCCACGACGATTCTCCTCTGCCTCTGCCTCTGCCTCTTCGCGTGGCAGATGTCTTATTATTCGACGATAAAGACGACGACGTCTTGGATGAGTTGTTGATGATGGGAGAAGAGGCGAGATGTAGAGGGTGGCAGAGGAGTTCAAGCTGTTACCCTCCTCACCGGATTGCTGCTCGATGGATCTCTGGTTTGAGGCGGAACAGAGTGAAAGAGAGTAAAAAGGATGAATTGGGTGGTGATGGGATTGTGCAGGTTAGGCGTTCGATGAAAGGGCTCAACGAGCAGGATTCGCGGAATTCGGCTTCCGAGATAACTGtttcag AACAGTGTAACAGGGAGGCTACTGTCAACCTTGGAGTTGGATGTTGTCTATTACATTTAATTGCAGCGAGTAAAAATGAACTTGATAAGATGTTGGAAATGCGAATGCAAATGGAGAAGCTTCTTGAAAATGTGAGAGAGGAATTGCGAAAGAAAGATGGTCTCTCTAAGCCATCTAACGTGTGTGCTTATTCAACCACGCACATTGTAGACGGTCCGGATTTTGAGACCCAACTTTCTCCGCAAATATTTACATCGTCATATGTTTTGCCAGGGTCGTCAGCAATTACTGTTTGTGATCATTCTTTGAGATGGGAGACGCCCATGCAAGAAGAGTGTTCAGAAGGAATGGATAAACTTGAGGCAGAACTTGAAGTTGAGCTAGAGAGATTGCAACTTCACTTAGATACAGTAGATAATTCGGTGAAATGTCCACAGAAGAAAGGGAGATGG GTCACAAATGAGGACATTGCTACGTCAAAAAGCCAGACTGGAAGTTCTGGAGAAGTAGTTGCTTTTGTATTTGAAGACCAAGCAGCAGGCTCAGAAGAGCATCGCGGTGTTCCTCCTCGTGAATTGGAGCGGAGGTTGCACGAATTACTCGAATCAAGACAGCAAGAACATATAAGAGAGTTAGAAGCTAAACTAGAATGTCTTGAGCACAAGCTCCGGGAGAAAGAAATGGAGGTTTCTTGGTGGAAAGACACTGCACGTCTTATTTCTCGCCACCTTCCAGGATCTTCAAAATTCAGTTCACATCATCTTGCAAAACTTCTTAGTCCTTAA
- the LOC133673883 gene encoding probable WRKY transcription factor 20 isoform X1, with translation MQEQNKDPKEDSNIGFNCDCSSFSQSLKKVISNSPVLGFQGGNEMFQQDACAGTKPEADRVQLEHQAECANTSSEVFSLTPAVISVPYSASVPQKPRSMRALGLVINQQKSDCETRHPHVVESPPADGYNWRKYGRKLVKGSRNLRSYYRCVYSSCYAKKKVQHCDRSGRVVDVVYIGNHHHDPPQKKRIRVVSSAKHTIGSQVVDPSVQKLVGLDISVCSADGRHSSLHVPESEQQSSSISNGNAGARIKEKSDDEAESKRCSGSSAVGPQQNGSCGIASTQVQEKHGAEPRLKIRIKERSAPCSVPVLKTMKEPEIIRHTVSDDGSSNDGYRWRKYGQKTLKGNSLVRSYYRCSSSACPAHKHVERATDDASSTTVTYEGKHDHDMPAPKKRQCSESRLISPAASTDDARCKKNRNLSSRKPSSRCSVDGEVDLMGEKISKLGGEQALESAQTLLSIGIDLRPR, from the exons ATGCAAGAACAGAACAAAGATCCTAAAGAAGATTCTAATATTGGCTTTAATTGTGATTGCTCTTCTTTTTCCCAGTCACTCAAAAAAGTTATTTCCAATTCACCAGTTCTTGGATTTCAG GGGGGAAATGAGATGTTCCAACAGGATGCTTGTGCGGGTACAAAACCTGAAGCAGACCGGGTACAGTTAGAACATCAAGCTGAATGTGCAAATACTTCTAGTGAAGTATTTTCACTTACACCAGCTGTAATATCTGTCCCGTATTCAGCATCTGTACCACAAAAGCCACGGTCAATGCGTGCACTTGGGCTAGTAATAAACCAGCAAAAGTCTGACTGTGAGACCAGACATCCACACGTTGTGGAATCACCCCCTGCTGATGGCTATAACTGGAGGAAGTATGGCCGGAAGCTGGTGAAGGGTTCTAGAAATTTGAGAAGCTACTATAGATGTGTCTATTCTAGTTGCTATGCTAAGAAGAAGGTTCAACATTGTGATCGATCTGGTCGTGTCGTTGATGTTGTTTACATAGGTAACCACCATCATGATCCTCCTCAAAAGAAACGCATCAGGGTTGTATCATCTGCTAAGCATACCATAGGCAGTCAAGTTGTAGATCCTTCGGTTCAGAAGTTAGTTGGGTTGGATATTTCTGTCTGTTCAGCTGATGGCAGACATTCATCTCTGCATGTGCCTGAATCAGAACAACAGAGTTCAAGCATTTCAAATGGAAATGCTGGAGCTAGGATTAAAGAGAAAAGTGATGATGAGGCAGAGTCAAAACGATG CTCTGGTTCAAGTGCAGTGGGACCCCAACAAAATGGCTCCTGTGGGATTGCTAGCACTCAGGTTCAGGAGAAACATGGTGCTGAACCACGACTGAAAATAAG GATTAAAGAAAGAAGTGCACCATGTTCAGTTCCTGTCTTGAAAACTATGAAGGAGCCTGAAATCATTAGACACACTGTTTCTGATGACGGAAGCTCAAATGATGGCTATCGATGGCGCAAGTATGGTCAGAAAACGTTGAAGGGGAATTCATTAGTAAG GAGCTATTACAGATGCTCATCTTCAGCATGCCCTGCTCATAAGCATGTTGAGAGGGCCACAGATGATGCCTCATCCACCACAGTAACATACGAAGGGAAACATGACCATGATATGCCAGCACCTAAGAAAAGACAATGTTCAGAAAGTCGTCTTATTTCCCCAGCTGCTTCCACAGACGATGCCCGCTGCAAGAAAAACAGAAACTTATCTAGTCGAAAGCCCTCAAGCAGGTGCTCAGTAGACGGTGAAGTAGATTTGATGGGTGAGAAGATCTCGAAGCTTGGAGGTGAGCAGGCATTAGAATCAGCTCAAACCCTTCTTAGCATTGGAATTGATCTCAGGCCTCGCTGA
- the LOC133673883 gene encoding probable WRKY transcription factor 20 isoform X2, whose amino-acid sequence MQEQNKDPKEDSNIGFNCDCSSFSQSLKKVISNSPVLGFQGGNEMFQQDACAGTKPEADRVQLEHQAECANTSSEVFSLTPAVISVPYSASVPQKPRSMRALGLVINQQKSDCETRHPHVVESPPADGYNWRKYGRKLVKGSRNLRSYYRCVYSSCYAKKKVQHCDRSGRVVDVVYIGNHHHDPPQKKRIRVVSSAKHTIGSQVVDPSVQKLVGLDISVCSADGRHSSLHVPESEQQSSSISNGNAGARIKEKSDDEAESKRCSGSSAVGPQQNGSCGIASTQVQEKHGAEPRLKIRIKERSAPCSVPVLKTMKEPEIIRHTVSDDGSSNDGYRWRKYGQKTLKGNSLVRCSSSACPAHKHVERATDDASSTTVTYEGKHDHDMPAPKKRQCSESRLISPAASTDDARCKKNRNLSSRKPSSRCSVDGEVDLMGEKISKLGGEQALESAQTLLSIGIDLRPR is encoded by the exons ATGCAAGAACAGAACAAAGATCCTAAAGAAGATTCTAATATTGGCTTTAATTGTGATTGCTCTTCTTTTTCCCAGTCACTCAAAAAAGTTATTTCCAATTCACCAGTTCTTGGATTTCAG GGGGGAAATGAGATGTTCCAACAGGATGCTTGTGCGGGTACAAAACCTGAAGCAGACCGGGTACAGTTAGAACATCAAGCTGAATGTGCAAATACTTCTAGTGAAGTATTTTCACTTACACCAGCTGTAATATCTGTCCCGTATTCAGCATCTGTACCACAAAAGCCACGGTCAATGCGTGCACTTGGGCTAGTAATAAACCAGCAAAAGTCTGACTGTGAGACCAGACATCCACACGTTGTGGAATCACCCCCTGCTGATGGCTATAACTGGAGGAAGTATGGCCGGAAGCTGGTGAAGGGTTCTAGAAATTTGAGAAGCTACTATAGATGTGTCTATTCTAGTTGCTATGCTAAGAAGAAGGTTCAACATTGTGATCGATCTGGTCGTGTCGTTGATGTTGTTTACATAGGTAACCACCATCATGATCCTCCTCAAAAGAAACGCATCAGGGTTGTATCATCTGCTAAGCATACCATAGGCAGTCAAGTTGTAGATCCTTCGGTTCAGAAGTTAGTTGGGTTGGATATTTCTGTCTGTTCAGCTGATGGCAGACATTCATCTCTGCATGTGCCTGAATCAGAACAACAGAGTTCAAGCATTTCAAATGGAAATGCTGGAGCTAGGATTAAAGAGAAAAGTGATGATGAGGCAGAGTCAAAACGATG CTCTGGTTCAAGTGCAGTGGGACCCCAACAAAATGGCTCCTGTGGGATTGCTAGCACTCAGGTTCAGGAGAAACATGGTGCTGAACCACGACTGAAAATAAG GATTAAAGAAAGAAGTGCACCATGTTCAGTTCCTGTCTTGAAAACTATGAAGGAGCCTGAAATCATTAGACACACTGTTTCTGATGACGGAAGCTCAAATGATGGCTATCGATGGCGCAAGTATGGTCAGAAAACGTTGAAGGGGAATTCATTAGTAAG ATGCTCATCTTCAGCATGCCCTGCTCATAAGCATGTTGAGAGGGCCACAGATGATGCCTCATCCACCACAGTAACATACGAAGGGAAACATGACCATGATATGCCAGCACCTAAGAAAAGACAATGTTCAGAAAGTCGTCTTATTTCCCCAGCTGCTTCCACAGACGATGCCCGCTGCAAGAAAAACAGAAACTTATCTAGTCGAAAGCCCTCAAGCAGGTGCTCAGTAGACGGTGAAGTAGATTTGATGGGTGAGAAGATCTCGAAGCTTGGAGGTGAGCAGGCATTAGAATCAGCTCAAACCCTTCTTAGCATTGGAATTGATCTCAGGCCTCGCTGA
- the LOC133673914 gene encoding chorismate mutase 2, with the protein MAEGSSGSEFTLDSIRKSLIRQEDTIVFCLMERARFPMNSALYNQSLDLVPGFSGPLVDFIVQETEAVQAKAGRYVNPEENPFFPDNLPPSSVPNYNYSQVLHPGGASININKAIWDIYLNQLLPLFVVAGDDGNYASTAASDLSCLQALSRRIHYGKFVAEIKFRDAPHNYEPPIRAKNADELMKLLTDERVEKMVKKRVEKKAIVFGQDVSGSNNADSKHYKVDPSVVARLYDEWVIPLTKQVEVEYLICRLN; encoded by the exons ATGGCAGAAGGAAGTTCTGGGTCTGAGTTTACCCTTGATTCAATAAGAAAGTCTTTGATAAGACAAGAGGATacgattgttttttgtttgatggAGAGAGCAAGGTTTCCTATGAATTCTGCTTTGTATAATCAGAGTTTGGATTTGGTTCCTGGGTTTTCCGGTCCTTTGGTGGATTTCATTGTTCAGGAGACAGAGGCAGTTCAAGCTAAG GCTGGGAGGTATGTGAATCCAGAAGAAAATCCCTTCTTCCCAGATAATTTACCACCTTCATCGGTTCCAAACTACAACTATTCTCAG GTTTTGCATCCTGGAGGTGCTTCAATTAACATAAACAAGGCTATATGGGATATATATCTAAACCAACTACTTCCTTTGTTTGTTGTTGCGGGTGATGATGGTAATTATGCGTCAACTGCTGCCAGTGATCTTAGCTGCTTACAG GCCCTCTCTAGAAGAATCCATTACGGGAAGTTTGTGGCTGAGATTAAATTCAGGGATGCTCCACACAACTATGAACCTCCAATTCGTGCCAAG AACGCAGATGAGCTGATGAAGTTGTTGACGGATGAGAGAGTAGAGAAGATGGTTAAGAAGAGGGTTGAGAAAAAGGCGATTGTTTTTGGACAAGATGTGAGCGGCAGCAACAATGCTGACAGTAAACATTACAAGGTTGATCCTTCTGTAGTAGCTCGCCTCTACGATGAATGGGTCATCCCTCTCACCAAGCAGGTTGAAGTTGAGTATCTCATCTGCCGATTGAATTGA
- the LOC133673884 gene encoding ribosomal RNA small subunit methyltransferase, mitochondrial — MNTQLKKRNLIQFYLIQSILRQNSLRQLRTKPTHHYNDKYRTRNTKEDNQQDDLFLYKSKGQHLLTNQRILDSIVRKSSINPTDTVLEIGPGTGNLTLKLLDVASKVVAVEIDKRMVGVLNKRVKEHGFEDKLSVLREDALKAEFPKFDLVVANIPYGISSPLVAKLVYGANPFRSATLLLQKEFARRLLAKPGDSEFNRLAVNVKLVADVEFVMNVSKREFFPVPKVDSSVVIIRPKDRIPDVNLDEWWAFTKNCFGKKNKTLGATFKQKKKVIELFRLSKMTSSNEEEINRNQYVCADDDGDNEEESDGEEYHSSSCADRELLLFKEKIIEVLKAGSFEDKRPSKLCNEELLYLLSMLNQSGIYFHEQTKPRNVGNVAFAAAYS, encoded by the exons atgaatacTCAGTTGAAGAAGAGAAATCTAATCCAATTCTACCTCATCCAATCCATTCTCAGACAAAACTCTCTCCGACAACTTCGTACCAAGCCAACCCATCATTACAATGACAAATACAGAACTAGAAACACAAAAGAAGACAACCAACAAGACGACTTATTCTTGTACAAAAGCAAAGGCCAGCACTTGCTCACTAACCAGAGGATTCTAGACTCTATAGTTAGAAAATCTTCAATAAACCCTACCGACACTGTCCTTGAAATTGGACCAGGAACTGGAAACCTCACTCTTAAGCTTCTTGATGTTGCTTCGAAGGTTGTTGCTGTTGAAATTGATAAAAGGATGGTTGGGGTTCTTAATAAACGTGTGAAGGAGCATGGATTTGAAGATAAACTGAGT GTTCTTCGAGAGGATGCATTGAAGGCTGAGTTTCCCAAATTTGATCTTGTTGTGGCCAACATTCCTTATGGGATATCTTCGCCTCTCGTGGCTAAATTGGTGTATGGGGCGAATCCATTTCGAAGTGCCACACTTCTTCTTCAGAAAGAATTTGCACGGCGGTTGTTGGCAAAGCCTGGAGATTCTGAGTTTAATAGATTGGctgtgaatgtgaagttggtaGCAGATGTGGAGTTTGTGATGAATGTAAGCAAGAGGGAATTTTTCCCTGTTCCAAAAGTTGATTCTTCTGTGGTTATCATTCGGCCAAAAGATCGAATTCCTGATGTGAATCTTGATGAATGGTGGGCATTCACGAAAAATTGTTTTGGGAAGAAGAATAAGACTTTGGGGGCAACATTTaagcagaagaagaaggtgATAGAACTATTCAGATTATCGAAAATGACAAGCtctaatgaagaagaaattaaCAGGAACCAGTATGTTTGTGCGGATGATGATGGGGACAATGAGGAGGAGAGTGATGGAGAAGAGTACCATTCATCTTCTTGCGCAGATAGAGAGTTGCTTTTGTTCAAGGAGAAGATCATTGAGGTTCTAAAAGCTGGTAGTTTTGAAGATAAGAGACCTTCAAAGCTGTGTAATGAGGAGTTACTGTACTTACTTTCCATGCTCAATCAATCTGGAATATACTTTCATGAGCAAACAAAGCCAAGGAATGTAGGTAATGTAGCATTTGCTGCTGCTTACAGTTGA
- the LOC133674268 gene encoding DNA-directed RNA polymerases IV and V subunit 2, producing the protein MGASSDYMEDVGPSSKGEVDDMDMDEDLMDTTNLNELGKETLQSFCKKAASLFFDEYGLISHQINSYNAFINSGLQRVFDSFGEVAVEPGYDSSKQKDGEWRRASVRFGKVTLDRPSFWGGTSSDAEHNMFPRHARLQNMTYSARMKIHVNVQVYTQTVGRSDKFKTGIDKVVQKNVVHTENREIIIGRIPVMVKSDLCWLTTVERGDCDFDHGGYFLIKGAEKVFIAQEQICMKRLWISNSQGWTVSYKSEVKRNRLIVRLVELSKLEYIKGEKKGLCVYFLSTEIPLWILFFALGVRSDKEVIDLIDYASNDASIVNIFFASIHDADEKCEHFRREDRALDYVDKLLKKTRFPPKESIEDAISAYLFPRLNSRRHKARFLGYMVKCLLEAYTGHRKCDNRDSFRNKRFELASELLERELKVHVSHALRRMTKALQRDLYGDRDVHPIEHYLDASIVTNGLTRAFSTGAWCHPFKWMERVSGVVGNLGRANPLQTMIDLRKTRQQVLYTGKVGDARYPHPSHWGRVCFLSTPDGENCGLVKNLAVTGVVSTNISESLVDKLFDSGMEKLVDDTYTKLDGKHKVFLNGEWVGVCEDSCLFVGELRSMRRRRELPYQVEIKRDEQQREVRIFSDAGRILRPLLVVENLDKIKAFKGGNYIFTSLLDKGIIEFIGTEEEEDCCTAWGIKFLLADIEGKQPMKYTHCELDMSFLLGLSCGIIPFANHDHARRVLYQAQKHSQQAIGFSTTNPNIRVDTLSHQLHYPQRPLFRTMISDCLGKPGYPLGHNAVLPKPELFNGQNAIVAVNVHLGYNQEDSLVMNRASLERGMFRSEHIRSYKAEVDNKELTDKRRKSEDSITFGKIQSKIGRVDSLDDDGFPFIGANMQSGDIVIGKCAESGADHSVKLKHTERGMVQKVVLSSNDEGKNFAVVSLRQVRSPCLGDKFSSMHGQKGVLGFLESQENFPFTIQGVVPDIVINPHAFPSRQTPGQLLEAALGKGIACGGSKRYATPFSTLSVDDIIDQLHRAKFSRWGNERVYNGRTGEMVRSLIFMGPTFYQRLVHMAEDKVKFRNTGPVHPLTRQPVADRKRFGGIKFGEMERDCLIAHGASANLHERLFTLSDSSEMHICQKCKNVANVIQRAVPGGRKIRGPYCRVCESVDDLVKVSVPYGAKLLCQELFSMGISLKFDTRVS; encoded by the exons ATGGGTGCATCATCAGATTACATGGAGGATGTGGGTCCGAGTAGTAAGGGTGAAGTTGATGATATGGATATGGATGAGGATTTGATGGACACAACTAACTTAAATGAATTGGGGAAAGAAACTTTGCAAAGTTTCTGTAAGAAGGCAGCGTCTTTGTTTTTTGATGAGTATGGTCTCATCAGTCACCAAATCAACTCATATAATGCTTTCATCAACAGTGGACTCCAGAGGGTCTTTGATTCATTTGGTGAGGTTGCTGTTGAGCCTGGATATGACTCATCTAAGCAGAAGGATGGTGAATGGAGACGTGCATCAGTTAGGTTTGGAAAGGTCACCCTTGATCGACCAAGTTTTTGGGGTGGTACTTCAAGTGATGCTGAGCATAATATGTTTCCCAGACATGCCAGACTTCAGAATATGACATATTCAGCGAGAATGAAAATTCATGTCAATGTTCAG GTATACACACAAACTGTTGGTAGAAGTGACAAGTTCAAAACAGGGATAGACaaagttgttcaaaagaatGTTGTACATACCGAAAACAGGGAAATCATTATTGGAAGGATCCCTGTTATGGTGAAGTCTGACCTTTGCTGGCTGACAACAGTTGAAAGGGGGGATTGCGATTTTGATCATGGAGGCTATTTTTTGATCAAAGGTGCAGAGAAG GTGTTCATTGCACAAGAACAAATTTGTATGAAGAGACTTTGGATTTCAAATAGTCAGGGCTGGACCGTTTCATACAAATCTGAAGTTAAGAGGAACAGGTTGATTGTTAGACTAGTGGAGCTCTCTAAATTAGAATACattaaaggagaaaagaaaggcCTCTGTGTATACTTCTTGTCGACAGAGATCCCTTTATGGATATTGTTTTTTGCCCTTGGTGTAAGGTCTGACAAAGAAGTGATAGATTTGATTGATTATGCCAGCAATGATGCCAGCATTGTGAATATATTCTTTGCCTCAATTCATGATGCTGATGAGAAATGCGAGCATTTTCGTAGGGAGGACAGAGCACTTGATTATGTGGATAAACTGTTAAAAAAGACCAGATTCCCACCAAAAGAATCTATTGAAGATGCCATTAGTGCATATCTGTTTCCCAGGCTTAATAGCCGCAGGCACAAGGCTCGTTTTCTTGGATACATGGTGAAGTGTCTTTTGGAGGCCTATACTGGCCACAGGAAATGTGACAATAGGGATAGTTTTAGAAACAAGAGGTTTGAGTTGGCTAGCGAGTTGCTTGAACGAGAGCTAAAAGTGCATGTTTCACATGCACTCAGGCGCATGACCAAGGCTTTGCAGAGAGACCTATATGGAGACCGTGATGTGCACCCAATTGAACACTATTTGGATGCTTCAATAGTGACCAATGGTTTGACGAGAGCATTCTCAACTGGGGCATGGTGCCATCCTTTCAAGTGGATGGAAAGGGTTTCTGGAGTTGTGGGAAATCTTGGGCGTGCAAATCCATTGCAAACGATGATAGATCTGCGGAAAACAAGGCAGCAAGTTCTGTACACAGGAAAGGTTGGAGATGCCAGATACCC CCACCCTTCTCATTGGGGTAGAGTTTGCTTTCTCTCCACTCCAGATGGTGAAAACTGTGGCCTTGTAAAAAACTTGGCTGTCACTGGAGTTGTCAGTACCAATATATCAGAATCTCTAGTTGATAAATTGTTTGATAGTGGGATGGAGAAACTGGTTGATGATACTTACActaaactggatgggaagcatAAGGTGTTTCTAAATGGTGAATGGGTTGGAGTCTGCGAAGattcttgtttgtttgttggtGAGCTAAGAAGCATGCGACGCAGGAGAGAATTGCCCTATCAG GTGGAAATCAAGAGGGATGAACAACAGAGAGAAGTACGCATATTTTCTGATGCTGGAAGGATCTTACGCCCTCTTTTAGTTGTTGAGAACttggataaaataaaagcatttaAAGGGGGAAATTACATCTTCACTTCTCTTCTGGACAAGGGGATTATTGAGTTTATTGGaacagaagaggaagaggaCTGTTGTACTGCATGGggcatcaaatttcttttaGCAGATATTGAGGGGAAGCAACCTATGAAGTATACACACTGTGAACTTGACATGTCCTTTTTATTAGGTTTGAGTTGTGGAATTATTCCCTTTGCCAATCATGACCATGCGCGAAGGGTCCTGTACCAAGCTCAAAAACATTCTCAACAGGCTATTGGATTTTCCACAACAAATCCCAACATCAGAGTTGACACCTTGTCTCACCAATTGCATTACCCCCAAAGGCCTCTATTTCGGACAATGATTTCTGATTGTCTTGGTAAACCTGGATACCCACTTGGTCATAATGCAGTGCTGCCAAAGCCAGAGTTGTTTAATGGTCAGAATGCTATAGTGGCAGTTAATGTTCATCTGGGTTACAACCAAGAGGATTCGTTGGTAATGAATCGTGCTTCTTTAGAGCGTGGTATGTTCCGCTCTGAGCACATTAGAAGCTACAAGGCGGAGGTGGACAACAAGGAGCTAACTGACAAGAGGCGGAAGTCCGAGGATTCTATTACTTTTGGGAAAATACAAAGTAAAATTGGACGAGTTGACAGCCTTGATGATGATGGATTTCCTTTTATTGGTGCTAATATGCAAAGTGGTGATATTGTGATAGGGAAGTGTGCAGAATCTGGGGCAGATCATAGTGTAAAACTGAAGCACACGGAAAGGGGCATGGTTCAGAAAGTGGTATTGTCATCTAATGATGAGGGAAAGAATTTTGCTGTGGTGTCTTTGAGacag GTTCGATCTCCTTGTCTTGGAGACAAGTTCTCAAGCATGCATGGGCAAAAGGGTGTTCTGGGCTTCTTGGAGTCTCAGGAGAACTTCCCTTTCACAATTCAAGGAGTTGTTCCTGATATTGTAATAAACCCACATGCATTTCCATCACGGCAAACTCCTGGTCAGCTATTAGAGGCTGCTTTAGGAAAGGGAATTGCCTGTGGTGGCTCAAAGAGATATGCTACCCCTTTCTCCACTCTCTCTGTTGATGACATCATAGACCAGCTTCACAG GGCTAAATTTTCAAGATGGGGAAATGAAAGAGTCTATAATGGTCGAACTGGTGAAATGGTTCGTTCTCTTATATTTATGGGACCAACATTCTATCAGCGGCTGGTCCACATGGCTGAAGACAAAGTAAAATTTCGCAACACTGGACCAGTACACCCACTTACAAGACAGCCAGTTGCAGACCGTAAGCGTTTTGGTGGTATCAAGTTCGGTGAGATGGAGCGTGACTGCCTCATAGCTCATGGTGCATCTGCAAACCTGCATGAACGCCTTTTTACTCTCAGTGACTCCTCTGAAATGCATATCTGTCAGAAATGCAAAAATGTGGCCAACGTGATCCAACGGGCTGTGCCTGGTGGCCGCAAGATTAGGGGTCCCTATTGCCGGGTTTGTGAGTCTGTTGATGACCTTGTTAAGGTTAGTGTACCTTATGGGGCGAAGTTGTTGTGCCAAGAGCTTTTCAGCATGGGCATAAGTTTGAAATTTGATACCAGGGTTTCTTGA